A stretch of the Propionispora hippei DSM 15287 genome encodes the following:
- the pfkB gene encoding 1-phosphofructokinase, whose protein sequence is MIYTLTTNPAIDMNLTGREIKKNQVNRTFNTVYSPNGKGINVALVLQHFSVEATALGFFGGFTGLYIIDQLTEFKLPVKPIWVEDMTRINVFVNDGLEEYKFVNSGAFVPKKKQRELLVQLQNLADCTHLVISGSLPQGISEEYYGDILRICRQKDIQVILDISSPNLKDLLQARPLLIKPNDEEVQKIFGLPVRSDEEAFTVMRFLKKQGAQNVLLTLGAGGAYFSDGGMLYCCSAQKVKLLSSACAGDAALGAFLSKWLAGGDIEAALKRSAATGANVAESEGLGDFSSVDTYIKNIVVRKVGQV, encoded by the coding sequence ATGATCTATACATTGACTACCAATCCGGCCATTGATATGAATCTTACCGGGCGGGAGATCAAAAAAAATCAGGTAAACCGTACGTTTAATACGGTATATTCCCCCAATGGGAAAGGCATCAATGTGGCATTGGTCCTACAACATTTTAGTGTGGAAGCAACTGCTTTGGGTTTTTTCGGCGGATTTACCGGCCTATATATTATTGACCAGTTAACGGAGTTTAAGTTGCCGGTTAAACCAATCTGGGTAGAAGATATGACACGGATCAATGTATTCGTTAACGATGGTTTGGAGGAATATAAATTCGTCAATAGCGGAGCCTTTGTTCCGAAAAAGAAACAACGAGAGCTACTAGTTCAGTTGCAAAATCTTGCGGATTGTACACACCTTGTTATTAGCGGCAGCCTGCCGCAGGGAATTTCCGAAGAATATTATGGAGATATTTTGCGGATATGTCGCCAAAAGGACATACAAGTGATTTTGGATATTAGTTCTCCTAATTTAAAGGATTTGTTACAGGCGCGCCCTCTATTGATTAAACCTAATGATGAGGAAGTGCAAAAGATATTTGGCCTTCCTGTCCGTTCGGACGAAGAGGCCTTCACGGTGATGCGGTTTTTAAAAAAACAAGGAGCACAAAATGTGTTGTTGACTTTGGGTGCCGGCGGAGCTTATTTCAGTGATGGTGGAATGTTGTATTGTTGTAGTGCGCAAAAAGTGAAGTTACTGAGTTCTGCCTGTGCCGGAGATGCGGCGCTGGGAGCATTTTTAAGTAAGTGGCTGGCCGGCGGGGACATAGAAGCTGCCTTAAAAAGATCGGCGGCCACAGGGGCCAATGTGGCGGAAAGCGAAGGACTGGGGGATTTTTCTTCCGTTGATACCTATATAAAAAATATTGTAGTGCGAAAGGTGGGCCAAGTGTGA
- a CDS encoding CRISPR-associated protein produces MNSSEIVFIKSVKDGIPNRDPLNDSDARRLFPEEDGRISLSDVSIKRDVRDFVIACQPNGGVEQKNHIFVQEKINDKGKLLGRGSLAEEIAKSVAKEKQAKDDMKSVLKEHCFDVRTFGIVYSVKPKFHLTGPAQFGWAHSLHPVDTQYVQGTVVMPSADSTDDGEGKTQGTIWTSYTLPFAVFAMPAVINATAAEHSGMTENDQELLLRALWQGTQHRQARGRGQQQPLVLVHIEYSDPFYRIGYPEELITLSPDAAAWKESGKQPSSLQDVSFDLTKLLTVVTEKQEKIARCRIWLHPGVQIQGNVQSFIQPLW; encoded by the coding sequence ATGAATAGCAGTGAAATCGTCTTTATTAAATCGGTAAAGGATGGTATCCCCAACCGGGACCCGTTAAATGACAGTGATGCCCGGCGGTTGTTTCCGGAGGAGGATGGACGCATTTCGCTGAGTGATGTCAGCATCAAGCGTGATGTGCGGGATTTTGTCATAGCCTGTCAGCCTAATGGTGGTGTAGAACAGAAAAATCATATTTTTGTTCAGGAAAAAATTAATGACAAGGGAAAACTGTTGGGGCGGGGCAGTCTGGCTGAAGAGATTGCAAAGAGCGTTGCAAAAGAGAAACAGGCCAAAGACGATATGAAGAGTGTGCTTAAGGAACATTGCTTTGATGTGCGCACCTTTGGTATTGTTTATTCAGTTAAACCGAAGTTTCATTTGACAGGGCCGGCCCAATTCGGCTGGGCTCATTCTTTGCATCCCGTTGATACCCAGTATGTGCAGGGAACCGTGGTTATGCCCAGTGCAGATTCCACTGATGACGGAGAGGGCAAAACTCAAGGAACAATTTGGACAAGCTATACGTTGCCTTTTGCTGTATTTGCTATGCCGGCAGTGATTAATGCCACGGCGGCAGAACATTCGGGAATGACGGAAAACGATCAGGAACTCCTGTTAAGGGCTTTGTGGCAAGGGACACAGCATCGCCAGGCCAGAGGTAGGGGACAACAGCAACCGTTGGTATTAGTGCATATCGAGTACAGCGATCCGTTTTACCGGATTGGTTATCCGGAGGAATTAATCACCCTGTCGCCTGATGCGGCGGCCTGGAAGGAAAGCGGTAAGCAGCCTTCTTCCTTGCAGGATGTTTCATTTGATTTGACGAAGCTGCTGACAGTGGTGACCGAAAAACAGGAGAAGATTGCCCGTTGCCGGATTTGGCTGCATCCGGGGGTTCAAATCCAAGGGAATGTTCAATCGTTTATTCAGCCGTTATGGTAG
- a CDS encoding PTS fructose transporter subunit IIC gives MKKVLAVTGCPTGIAHTFMAAEALKNAAREMDVQIKVETNGAIGAEDVLTPEEIKEADCIIVACDKKVDMERFNGKPVLEVSVTQGIRKPKELIEKALSGQVPVRGGQLNSGVTAFEETGGVGHEIYKHLMNGVSHMIPFVVAGGVLIAVSFLWGIYSFDPNSEQYNPTAALLKQVGGFSMGLMVPILTAYIAQSIADRPGLVAGFVAGTIAAATGSGFLGGIIGGFLAGYVALFLIRSMTGLPKQLEGFKSIFLVPLISVALVGTAMNLLAGPVAAINAYMMSFLANLQNSNPILLGIVIGCMSAFDMGGPVNKAAYVTGTLLLGQGNYYFMAGVSAACITPPILIALATTLFKSKFTEDERAAGVVNYILGATHITEGAIPFAAKSPLTVLPILMLGSSLSAILTYMMKIQVPAPHGGFLILALVDKPLAWVLCILTGSLIGALLYGFTRKRVEENHGDIQGRYNMSGLGSTK, from the coding sequence ATGAAAAAAGTTTTGGCAGTGACCGGGTGTCCTACAGGCATTGCACATACCTTTATGGCGGCGGAGGCGCTGAAAAATGCGGCACGGGAAATGGACGTACAGATCAAGGTGGAAACCAATGGTGCCATTGGAGCGGAAGATGTGTTAACACCGGAAGAAATCAAAGAAGCCGATTGTATTATCGTTGCCTGTGATAAGAAAGTGGATATGGAACGCTTTAACGGCAAACCGGTGCTGGAAGTATCGGTAACCCAGGGTATCCGTAAGCCTAAGGAACTGATAGAAAAAGCGTTGTCGGGGCAGGTGCCGGTCCGGGGTGGTCAACTGAACAGTGGCGTGACAGCGTTTGAGGAAACCGGCGGTGTTGGGCATGAAATCTATAAGCATCTGATGAACGGTGTGTCTCATATGATTCCCTTTGTGGTTGCCGGAGGAGTACTGATTGCCGTTTCTTTTTTGTGGGGAATTTATTCATTTGATCCCAATTCGGAGCAGTATAATCCAACGGCCGCACTATTGAAGCAGGTAGGCGGATTTTCGATGGGACTGATGGTACCCATTCTGACCGCCTATATTGCCCAATCCATCGCAGATCGTCCCGGGCTGGTTGCCGGTTTTGTAGCCGGGACGATTGCCGCTGCCACAGGTTCCGGTTTTCTTGGCGGAATTATCGGCGGTTTCCTGGCAGGCTATGTGGCCCTTTTTTTAATTCGTTCGATGACAGGCTTGCCTAAGCAATTAGAAGGGTTCAAATCTATTTTTCTTGTGCCTTTGATCAGTGTTGCTCTGGTTGGGACAGCCATGAATTTGCTGGCAGGCCCGGTGGCAGCAATCAATGCCTATATGATGAGTTTCCTGGCGAATCTGCAGAACTCCAATCCCATCCTGTTAGGCATTGTCATTGGTTGTATGAGTGCCTTTGACATGGGCGGTCCGGTGAATAAAGCGGCTTATGTTACCGGCACACTGCTGCTGGGGCAGGGCAATTATTATTTTATGGCCGGTGTATCGGCAGCCTGTATTACCCCGCCGATTCTAATTGCACTGGCTACCACGCTGTTTAAAAGTAAATTTACGGAAGACGAACGGGCTGCGGGAGTGGTTAACTATATACTTGGGGCCACTCACATTACGGAAGGGGCGATTCCGTTTGCCGCAAAATCCCCGCTGACAGTTTTGCCGATCTTAATGCTGGGGTCTTCTTTGTCCGCGATATTAACCTACATGATGAAGATCCAGGTTCCGGCGCCTCATGGCGGATTTTTGATTCTGGCACTTGTCGATAAGCCGCTGGCCTGGGTACTTTGTATCCTGACAGGATCTTTAATCGGTGCTTTGCTTTATGGATTTACAAGGAAGAGGGTTGAAGAAAACCATGGAGATATTCAAGGAAGATACAATATGTCTGGACTTGGAAGTACGAAATAA
- the cas5 gene encoding CRISPR-associated protein Cas5, whose translation MRGIAFDVRGSVAHFRRPDTTATQLTYPFITPTAAKGLVGAILGIEDFVTADQVGIELLHPVQTVAQQMSMLGKDPGLTFNRPTTVELLVNPAYRIYYTGEENTEVLIKALTEEQTVYATYLGVAYALTRPVLHKVYSKVEFVMSTGRGIESKTVVPTAMIERLIVQPDRYYCRAGGYLRQYRGNRRFEQSVDFLYEKDGKPISFVSGEIEIDVQLATFGEDWICLV comes from the coding sequence ATGAGAGGAATTGCATTTGATGTCAGGGGGAGCGTCGCTCATTTTCGCCGTCCGGACACAACGGCAACACAGCTAACCTATCCCTTTATTACACCGACAGCGGCAAAAGGGCTGGTTGGGGCTATTCTGGGGATTGAGGATTTTGTGACTGCCGACCAGGTGGGGATTGAGTTGCTGCATCCGGTGCAGACCGTGGCGCAGCAGATGTCTATGTTGGGCAAAGACCCCGGTTTGACTTTCAATCGCCCGACCACAGTGGAGTTGCTGGTCAATCCGGCCTATCGCATTTACTATACGGGCGAGGAGAATACAGAAGTGCTGATTAAGGCACTAACGGAGGAGCAGACAGTGTATGCCACCTATCTGGGAGTGGCTTATGCTTTGACCAGACCGGTGCTTCATAAGGTATATTCCAAAGTAGAGTTTGTTATGTCTACCGGTCGTGGGATAGAAAGCAAAACAGTGGTGCCTACCGCTATGATCGAACGGCTTATTGTGCAACCAGACCGCTACTATTGCCGGGCCGGTGGTTATTTACGGCAATACCGGGGGAATCGCCGGTTTGAACAGTCGGTGGATTTTCTTTATGAAAAAGACGGCAAGCCGATCAGTTTTGTTTCTGGTGAGATAGAGATAGACGTTCAATTGGCCACCTTTGGGGAGGATTGGATATGTCTGGTATAG
- a CDS encoding tagatose bisphosphate family class II aldolase: MGNWMNTILSTRQMLRDAQKYKYAVPAFNIHNMETMQVVAEVAKTMRSPLIIAVTPSTLDYARKEYIVAMAAAAAADMDTPVAIHLDHFEDSGKIKQAIQAGFRSCMIDASKEPFGKNIEMVKEVVAYAHRYDVTVEAELGKLVGVEDDLVVAEKEAAYTNPVDAMRFVEVTNIDSLAVAIGTAHGLYKGKPKLDFDRLREIREKVEIPLVLHGASDVPDELVEKTISLGICKVNIATDLKIPFSNAVKQFFAANPTASDPRKYMTPGKEAMRKIVEHKILVCKSQNRY; the protein is encoded by the coding sequence ATGGGGAATTGGATGAATACGATTCTGTCAACCAGGCAAATGCTCCGGGATGCACAAAAATATAAATATGCAGTTCCGGCGTTTAACATTCACAATATGGAGACGATGCAGGTAGTTGCCGAGGTGGCAAAAACGATGCGCTCACCTCTGATTATTGCGGTTACACCATCTACACTTGATTATGCCCGCAAGGAATATATTGTGGCAATGGCAGCGGCTGCCGCTGCCGATATGGATACACCGGTAGCCATTCATCTGGATCATTTTGAGGATAGCGGCAAAATAAAGCAGGCAATTCAAGCTGGATTCCGCTCTTGTATGATTGATGCCTCAAAAGAGCCTTTTGGGAAAAACATCGAGATGGTAAAAGAAGTGGTTGCCTACGCCCATCGCTATGATGTGACGGTGGAAGCCGAGTTGGGGAAACTGGTAGGCGTAGAAGATGATCTGGTTGTAGCTGAAAAGGAGGCAGCTTATACCAATCCGGTAGATGCCATGCGTTTTGTAGAGGTTACCAATATCGACTCTTTGGCGGTAGCGATTGGGACCGCTCATGGGCTGTATAAGGGGAAACCAAAGCTTGACTTTGACAGACTCCGGGAAATACGTGAAAAAGTGGAGATTCCTCTGGTGTTGCATGGGGCCTCCGATGTGCCCGATGAATTAGTTGAAAAAACCATTTCGCTAGGGATTTGCAAAGTGAATATTGCCACCGATTTGAAGATTCCATTTTCCAATGCCGTGAAGCAATTTTTTGCAGCAAATCCAACAGCAAGTGATCCCCGTAAATACATGACACCGGGGAAAGAGGCCATGCGGAAAATTGTTGAACATAAAATCCTTGTTTGCAAGAGTCAGAACAGGTATTGA
- a CDS encoding methyl-accepting chemotaxis protein: MTLLDSTIHSAEVTKKLMPLDCCIMITDPSGLIVKFVPAQTFDMGVREGDYAVRGGTVDECIRTRSSIHKSLPQELYGVPIKATCEPLFEDGKFIGAYAIGLSLETQAALQQTAQTIAATSEEITATTEELAATATELARDLEKLKQSSKLVAEHVGKTEEILSFVSEVAVSSNLLGLNAAIEAARAGDAGRGFAVVASEIRKMADNSARSVTEIKKIINAIKSETEVITMGIIESTAIGERQATASNEIASAMQQLASSATNVENIAQII; encoded by the coding sequence ATGACATTACTTGATAGTACGATACATTCAGCAGAAGTTACCAAAAAGTTAATGCCTCTGGATTGCTGCATTATGATTACCGATCCTAGTGGTCTTATTGTAAAATTTGTCCCTGCTCAGACTTTTGACATGGGCGTTCGTGAGGGTGACTACGCTGTCAGGGGCGGAACTGTCGATGAGTGCATAAGAACCAGGAGCAGTATTCATAAATCATTGCCGCAGGAACTATATGGTGTTCCCATTAAAGCAACCTGTGAACCATTATTTGAAGATGGAAAGTTTATTGGCGCCTATGCTATTGGATTAAGTTTGGAAACACAGGCCGCGCTCCAACAAACAGCCCAAACTATAGCCGCCACCAGTGAAGAAATTACGGCTACTACCGAAGAGTTGGCAGCTACGGCCACCGAATTGGCCAGGGACTTGGAGAAACTGAAGCAAAGCAGTAAGTTGGTTGCTGAGCACGTTGGTAAAACAGAGGAAATATTGAGTTTTGTAAGTGAAGTCGCCGTTAGCTCTAATCTGCTGGGGTTAAATGCTGCGATTGAAGCCGCACGGGCCGGTGATGCGGGACGGGGTTTTGCCGTTGTAGCATCTGAAATACGGAAGATGGCGGATAATAGTGCCCGCTCGGTAACGGAAATAAAGAAGATAATTAATGCGATTAAAAGCGAAACAGAAGTTATTACCATGGGTATTATTGAATCTACGGCCATAGGTGAACGTCAGGCCACCGCCAGTAATGAAATTGCTTCGGCAATGCAGCAATTGGCTTCCTCTGCAACCAATGTCGAGAATATAGCGCAGATTATTTAA
- a CDS encoding MBL fold metallo-hydrolase, which yields MRYVRILTMLYHRIKMNANEQPGRRPQKPIPVLKPEIADFMGGASKAIWFGHSTVLLQVDGKLILCDPVLFELFYAFTLFTGKRFTNELPLTAAAMPMIDVLLLSHDHYDHMDYQTIKALKNKVKHYCVPEGVGKRLEKWGIARNKISQCSYGQTVDKAGLAISCTPGKHFSGRGLRDRNKTLWCSWVITGKKTNIFFSGDSAYGPHFKMIGDTYGPFDITFVECGQANALFGHVHMIPEKAVQAQIDLRGRVMVPIHWGMLSQSNPDWTEQVERLLTEAQAKAVPVITPMIGEMITIGEKPHSEHRWWQDYR from the coding sequence ATGAGATATGTTCGTATTCTAACTATGCTATATCATCGTATAAAAATGAATGCTAACGAGCAGCCTGGCAGACGGCCGCAGAAGCCGATTCCGGTGCTGAAGCCGGAGATTGCTGATTTTATGGGTGGTGCATCGAAAGCGATATGGTTTGGCCATTCCACAGTGCTTCTGCAAGTGGACGGCAAGCTTATTTTGTGCGATCCGGTGTTATTCGAGCTTTTCTATGCATTTACTCTGTTTACCGGCAAGCGATTCACGAATGAATTACCGCTGACAGCCGCAGCTATGCCCATGATTGATGTTCTTCTTTTGTCCCATGATCATTACGATCATATGGATTATCAGACGATTAAGGCACTGAAAAATAAGGTGAAGCATTACTGTGTTCCAGAGGGTGTTGGTAAACGCCTTGAGAAGTGGGGCATTGCGAGGAATAAAATAAGTCAATGCAGTTATGGGCAAACGGTTGATAAAGCCGGTCTGGCAATTTCGTGTACGCCAGGCAAACATTTCTCTGGCAGGGGGCTAAGGGACCGGAATAAAACTCTCTGGTGCTCGTGGGTGATTACCGGTAAAAAGACCAATATATTCTTTAGCGGTGACAGTGCCTATGGCCCGCATTTTAAAATGATTGGTGATACCTATGGACCCTTTGACATCACTTTTGTGGAATGTGGGCAGGCTAACGCTTTATTCGGTCATGTTCATATGATCCCGGAAAAAGCGGTGCAAGCGCAAATTGATCTCAGAGGCCGGGTGATGGTGCCTATCCATTGGGGTATGCTCAGTCAGTCTAATCCTGACTGGACTGAGCAAGTGGAACGGCTGCTGACCGAGGCCCAGGCAAAAGCTGTACCGGTAATCACGCCGATGATTGGGGAAATGATTACAATTGGCGAAAAACCCCATTCCGAACACCGCTGGTGGCAGGATTACCGGTGA
- the cas6 gene encoding CRISPR-associated endoribonuclease Cas6: MHLDIHFRMIAGRSLVLPVNYNYIVQSALYHSLDTDLAEFLHEKGYQNGSRTFKLFTFSLLQGPYRIDKAKKTIEFGEELKLTISSPLEDFCQSLVTILMTRGSMRLGAQNVMIEKVQARQMVVDGEKAVIRTLAPAVLYSTMLRPDERKYTVYFQPGESDYGRLFNENLHKKYSALRGEDSPAGTVAVKPLGLQKMRLVVYKETIIKAYSGTLLLTGPQPLLQLAVDAGIGSKNSQGFGCAELAGK, translated from the coding sequence ATGCATTTGGACATTCATTTTCGTATGATTGCCGGGCGAAGTCTGGTTTTGCCGGTTAACTATAACTACATTGTGCAAAGTGCCTTGTACCATTCCCTTGATACAGACTTAGCCGAATTTTTACATGAAAAGGGATATCAGAACGGATCGCGTACTTTTAAGCTGTTTACTTTTTCCCTGCTGCAAGGTCCTTATCGGATTGACAAGGCAAAAAAGACGATTGAATTTGGAGAAGAACTTAAACTGACGATTTCTTCACCGCTGGAGGATTTTTGCCAGTCCCTGGTTACTATACTGATGACCAGGGGAAGCATGCGATTGGGAGCACAGAACGTAATGATCGAAAAGGTGCAAGCCCGGCAGATGGTGGTTGATGGAGAAAAGGCGGTTATCCGAACGTTAGCTCCGGCAGTACTTTACAGTACCATGCTGCGGCCTGATGAACGAAAATATACAGTCTATTTTCAGCCCGGCGAGTCGGACTATGGGCGATTATTTAACGAGAACCTTCATAAAAAATACAGTGCCCTCCGGGGTGAGGATTCACCAGCAGGCACTGTGGCAGTTAAACCATTAGGTTTGCAAAAAATGAGATTGGTTGTCTATAAGGAAACGATTATCAAGGCTTATTCCGGTACCTTGCTTTTAACGGGGCCACAGCCACTGCTACAACTGGCTGTGGATGCTGGAATCGGCAGTAAAAACAGCCAGGGTTTTGGCTGTGCCGAACTGGCAGGAAAATGA
- a CDS encoding PTS sugar transporter subunit IIA, which yields MEIFKEDTICLDLEVRNKADVIAKMVNMLDQSGILTDKTVYEQAVWDREAIASTGIGFGIAIPHAKSKAVKESRVAVAIVKEGADFQSEDGSPAYLIFMIAACAGEADLHLRVLARLSRKLIDPVFRNTLLHAVDKKEIMTCLNQV from the coding sequence ATGGAGATATTCAAGGAAGATACAATATGTCTGGACTTGGAAGTACGAAATAAAGCAGATGTGATAGCAAAAATGGTAAATATGCTGGATCAGTCAGGCATTTTAACCGATAAGACAGTTTATGAACAGGCTGTCTGGGATAGGGAAGCGATCGCATCGACAGGAATCGGGTTTGGAATTGCGATACCCCATGCCAAGTCGAAGGCGGTTAAGGAATCAAGAGTAGCTGTTGCTATTGTCAAAGAAGGCGCAGATTTCCAAAGTGAGGACGGCAGTCCGGCCTATTTGATTTTCATGATTGCAGCTTGCGCTGGCGAGGCTGATTTGCATTTAAGAGTGCTGGCCCGGTTATCACGTAAATTGATTGATCCGGTATTTCGCAATACATTGTTGCATGCCGTGGATAAGAAAGAAATCATGACCTGTTTAAACCAAGTGTGA
- a CDS encoding MurR/RpiR family transcriptional regulator, with product MIIKIEGDVLDNLSKTERQIVQFINEHEYDLTKMSIVDIAFETFSSPSTVSRTIRKCGINGFNELRYKLTLPNKNRELTSINEIMNKSLVEATEVLQRISLTNVLAVVNEIRANKDQKIYIFSRGLTEQVVKEFSLKLELLNYDITQTGDPNIIINLSKRLKKNQLVILVSLNGQTPELIEAAQNAYLAGAKTIVICCSDKSPLLQYAYRYLVGYRYEKISIKEFEVTSRVPLFIISRILVDYLVEQENIRDN from the coding sequence ATGATTATCAAAATAGAAGGAGATGTTTTGGACAATCTATCGAAGACAGAGCGGCAGATTGTGCAGTTTATTAATGAGCATGAGTATGATTTGACAAAGATGTCTATTGTCGATATTGCCTTTGAAACTTTTTCTTCACCTTCTACCGTATCCAGAACAATCCGAAAATGTGGAATTAACGGGTTTAACGAACTGCGGTATAAGCTAACATTGCCCAATAAAAACAGAGAGTTAACCAGTATTAATGAAATTATGAACAAATCCTTGGTGGAAGCGACAGAGGTACTGCAAAGAATTTCATTAACCAATGTATTGGCGGTAGTTAATGAGATTCGTGCGAACAAGGATCAAAAGATATATATTTTTTCTCGGGGACTTACCGAACAGGTGGTAAAAGAGTTTAGTCTGAAATTAGAGCTTTTAAATTATGACATTACGCAAACCGGAGATCCCAATATTATTATAAATTTGAGTAAACGATTAAAAAAGAATCAATTGGTGATCCTTGTTTCGTTGAACGGGCAAACGCCAGAACTGATCGAAGCGGCTCAAAACGCCTATTTGGCAGGCGCCAAGACGATAGTCATCTGCTGTTCGGATAAAAGCCCGCTGTTGCAATATGCCTACCGATATTTGGTAGGATATCGCTATGAAAAAATTTCGATTAAAGAATTTGAAGTAACATCGAGAGTGCCTTTATTTATTATATCGAGAATTCTTGTGGATTATTTGGTGGAACAGGAAAATATACGAGACAACTGA